In Numenius arquata chromosome 20, bNumArq3.hap1.1, whole genome shotgun sequence, the following proteins share a genomic window:
- the PDPN gene encoding podoplanin isoform X3, producing the protein MFIKVQFFIFVLGSMSFIALAEEASSVLEGEESATIDFRDRNDTEFEELPTLLPTRLHSVTNLLQFGQLMTTESAFAPTEDSENSTGYEANTENIDGGLSGEPEKTEKGGLETIALVGIIIGIIVAVGILAGIIIAVVRKMSGRP; encoded by the exons ATGTTTATTAAAGTTCAATTCTTCATCTTCGTTCTAGGGAGCATGTCTTTCATAGCACTTGCTGAAGAAG CAAGCTCAGTTCTAGAAGGAGAAGAAAGTGCAACAATTgatttcagagacagaaatgacACAGAATTTGAAGAATTACCAACCCTG TTGCCCACAAGACTACACAGTGTaacaaatctcttgcagtttggACAACTGATGACCACAGAAAGTGCATTTGCTCCAACTGAAGACAGTGAAAATTCTACTGGTTACGAAGCTAACACAGAAAATATTGATG GTGGACTGAGTGGGGAaccagagaaaactgaaaaag GTGGTCTGGAAACAATTGCACTGGTTGGAATAATTATTGGAATCATAGTTGCAGTTGGAATCCTTGCAGGAATAATCATTGCTGTTGTAAGGAAGATGTCAGGCAG gcCCTGA
- the PDPN gene encoding podoplanin isoform X1 — protein MFIKVQFFIFVLGSMSFIALAEEASSVLEGEESATIDFRDRNDTEFEELPTLLPTRLHSVTNLLQFGQLMTTESAFAPTEDSENSTGYEANTENIDGGLSGEPEKTEKGGLETIALVGIIIGIIVAVGILAGIIIAVVRKMSGRYS, from the exons ATGTTTATTAAAGTTCAATTCTTCATCTTCGTTCTAGGGAGCATGTCTTTCATAGCACTTGCTGAAGAAG CAAGCTCAGTTCTAGAAGGAGAAGAAAGTGCAACAATTgatttcagagacagaaatgacACAGAATTTGAAGAATTACCAACCCTG TTGCCCACAAGACTACACAGTGTaacaaatctcttgcagtttggACAACTGATGACCACAGAAAGTGCATTTGCTCCAACTGAAGACAGTGAAAATTCTACTGGTTACGAAGCTAACACAGAAAATATTGATG GTGGACTGAGTGGGGAaccagagaaaactgaaaaag GTGGTCTGGAAACAATTGCACTGGTTGGAATAATTATTGGAATCATAGTTGCAGTTGGAATCCTTGCAGGAATAATCATTGCTGTTGTAAGGAAGATGTCAGGCAGGTACTCGTAA
- the PDPN gene encoding podoplanin isoform X2, translated as MFIKVQFFIFVLGSMSFIALAEEASSVLEGEESATIDFRDRNDTEFEELPTLLPTRLHSVTNLLQFGQLMTTESAFAPTEDSENSTGYEANTENIDGGLSGEPEKTEKGGLETIALVGIIIGIIVAVGILAGIIIAVVRKMSGRYSP; from the exons ATGTTTATTAAAGTTCAATTCTTCATCTTCGTTCTAGGGAGCATGTCTTTCATAGCACTTGCTGAAGAAG CAAGCTCAGTTCTAGAAGGAGAAGAAAGTGCAACAATTgatttcagagacagaaatgacACAGAATTTGAAGAATTACCAACCCTG TTGCCCACAAGACTACACAGTGTaacaaatctcttgcagtttggACAACTGATGACCACAGAAAGTGCATTTGCTCCAACTGAAGACAGTGAAAATTCTACTGGTTACGAAGCTAACACAGAAAATATTGATG GTGGACTGAGTGGGGAaccagagaaaactgaaaaag GTGGTCTGGAAACAATTGCACTGGTTGGAATAATTATTGGAATCATAGTTGCAGTTGGAATCCTTGCAGGAATAATCATTGCTGTTGTAAGGAAGATGTCAGGCAGGTACTC gcCCTGA